From a single Nicotiana tomentosiformis chromosome 2, ASM39032v3, whole genome shotgun sequence genomic region:
- the LOC104113898 gene encoding probable protein phosphatase 2C 65, translating to MGACCTCQRGQNFEGKHHNHNHNNNHHNYYEENNGEQKEIEDDYQSIVGRGDLGANVRLCGFSKFVSMYSQQGKKGINQDAMTVWENFGGQKGMFFCGVFDGHGPSGHKVARYVRDFLPSKISSYNNEISTNSIRWDVEKDDDEAYNPYFAAWKDKFLKSFKEMDQELEGDGSIESYCSGTTAVTLVKQGEHLIVGNLGDSRAIICTRDDKNELVSQQLTVDLKPNLPAEYERIRSCEGRVMAMEEEPSVYRVWMPDQDCPGLAMARAFGDFCLKDFGLISVPEVYYRKLTEKDEFIVLATDGLWDVLSNDEVIRIVATARKRSIAARLVVHHAVRAWKYKYPCAKIDDCAVVCLFLKRQRPLLTKSLSEVTELSLNYTELASSQNNTPNSKIDDGLDTLLNYQLKEEKDPNVAFATGLNDGSGNDNNKSSSRHARYLSRRKSAMNF from the exons ATGGGTGCATGTTGTACCTGTCAAAGGGGCCAAAATTTTGAAGGCAAACATCATAATCACAATCATAATAATAATCATCATAATTATTATGAGGAAAATAATGGGGAGCAGAAAGAGATTGAAGATGATTATCAAAGCATAGTAGGAAGAGGAGACTTGGGTGCCAATGTCAGGTTATGTGGATTTTCTAAATTTGTATCAATGTATAGTCAACAAGGTAAAAAAGGGATCAATCAAGATGCCATGACTGTTTGGGAG AACTTTGGTGGACAGAAAGGTATGTTCTTCTGTGGTGTGTTTGATGGACATGGACCCTCTGGCCACAAGGTTGCGCGCTATGTTAGAGATTTCTTACCTTCCAAAATTTCATCATATAATAATGAGATCAGTACCAACAGTATTAGATGGGATGTCGAAAAGGATGATGATGAAGCTTACAACCCATATTTTGCTGCTTGGAAAGATAAATTTCTCAAGTCTTTTAAAGAAATGGATCAAGAACTTGAAGGTGATGGTTCTATTGAAAGCTATTGCAGTGGCACGACAGCAGTGACTTTagttaaacag GGAGAACATTTGATAGTTGGAAATTTAGGAGATTCTCGCGCTATTATTTGCACCAGGGACGACAAAAATGAGCTTGTTTCTCAACAACTCACAGTGGACTTGAAGCCTAACCTTCCAG CTGAATATGAGAGAATAAGAAGTTGTGAAGGAAGAGTAATGGCAATGGAGGAAGAACCAAGTGTATATAGGGTGTGGATGCCGGATCAAGATTGCCCTGGCCTTGCCATGGCTAGAGCTTTTGGAGATTTTTGCTTAAAAGACTTTGGCCTCATCTCTGTCCCTGAAGTTTATTATAGAAAGCTTACTGAGAAAGATGAATTCATTGTCTTGGCAACAGATGGG TTGTGGGATGTTTTAAGCAACGATGAAGTGATACGTATAGTAGCAACAGCAAGGAAGCGATCTATTGCAGCAAGATTGGTGGTGCATCATGCAGTTCGAGCCTGGAAATACAAGTACCCGTGTGCCAAGATCGATGATTGTGCTGTCGTATGCTTGTTCTTGAAACGCCAGAGGCCTCTGCTAACGAAATCATTGTCAGAAGTGACTGAGCTGAGCTTAAATTACACAGAGCTAGCAAGCAGTCAAAACAACACCCCCAACTCAAAAATAGATGATGGTCTTGATACACTGCTAAATTATCAACTCAAGGAAGAAAAAGATCCAAATGTAGCATTTGCAACTGGACTTAATGATGGATCAGGTAATGATAATAACAAGAGTTCGTCAAGGCACGCTCGTTACCTTAGCAGAAGAAAATCTGCAATGAATTTTTGA
- the LOC138904594 gene encoding uncharacterized protein, translating into MVKTHSQCMVTFVARMSEPIPEHKQWVEGPVLQRPYSERAWVELSKDGCETRSHGFGLHHEDFLRIREEHEAKVRNLTEKSDSYTLLSEKLRADLATARDEHEEMAEQVLRILHDSEDELEITTNDPILQVRQRLEQIGRLNSQVDELLAEAEKFKKNMDILASKKEVIQAQLELVEAQLRAAKENASVQIEKINELQYRLDLATSDKASLADELEVARSEVAVARSEVVVARSEVAEANKRVDAKVTQFRIDVEVNHAKVESMVEHGKWQARREALEEVSAQGFDVAAEIKNAKAEEARARRLAFLEEDSDSSRESED; encoded by the exons ATGGTCAAAACTCATAGCCAATGTATG GTTACATTTGTGGCTAGGATGTCGGAACCGATTCCGGAACAtaaacaatgggttgaaggtccggtgttgcagagaccgtactccgagcgtgcttgggtgGAATTATCAAAGGATGGATGTGAGACCCGCagtcatg GCTTCGGGTTGCATCACGAGGATTTTCTCCGAATCCGGGAGGAGCACGAGGCTAAAGTTCggaacctcactgagaagagtgactcatACACacttcttagtgagaagcttcgGGCAGATTTGGCAACGGCTCGGGATGAGCAcgaggagatggctgagcaggtattacgaattcttcacgatagtgaagatgaattggaaATAACCACTAAtgatccgattctgcaggttcggcagaGGCTCGAACAGATCGGACGGCTCAATTCGCAGGTAGATGAGTTACTGGCCGAggcagaaaaattcaaaaaaaatatggACATCCTCGCCTCGAAGAAGGAGGTTATTCAAGCGCAATTGGAGTTGGTTGAGGCCCAGCTTCGGGCTGCAAAAGAAAACGCCTCGGTACAGATCGAGAAGATTAATGAGCTTCAGtatcggttggatttggccacttctgataaggcaagcttggccgatgaactcgaagtggccagatccgAGGTGGCCGTAGCTAGATCTGAAGTGGTCGTAGCCAGATCTGAGGTGGCCGAGGCTAATAAAAGAGTTGATGCTAAAGTGAcccagttcaggatcgatgttgaggtcaaCCATGCCAAGGTcgagagcatggtcgaacatggtAAATGGCAGGCTCGAAGGGAAGCTCTCGAAGAGGTCAGTGCTCAGGGTTTCGATGTTGCTGCCGAAATTAAAAATGCTAAGGCGGAGGAAGCCAGGGCCCGAAGGCTGGCCTTCCTTGAGGAAGACTCTGATAGCTCGAGAGAATCTGAAGACTGA
- the LOC104113899 gene encoding uncharacterized protein has product MLAGQYPRKDSFTEILLFLLKVQIRVRLQCQPLQENQFKPIILDNYYTQNHFWFELDHAQSNKLISKLASLAIAPSKTLYNSANWGSIIQDLPENDKIADNGSFEPQDLESKSSSSVDVNRKFGAGDISPCSNGSDLQFEAPLDFQAALDEKDFIYKKLKELVLERECSGAPTNGHAEERTNATLGNTVNDVSIGKAAFRKAQLPGEGKNEESSCDSTGYPSFIVQLLQGMEKLKAFNEEQNKKMGGLEQKLADVQEEIKLLKTRCLMLESSNPSRTHAGENVVESDDVAHLNDESIILAGGYDGVSWLSAFDSYSPLNDVLKSLKPMNSVRSFSALAKLSRELYVFGGRCGSLWCDGVESYNPADNKWTVHPCLNEKKGSLSGATLKDKIFAIGGGNGTESFSQVEMYDPQVGRWISTRSMWQKRFALAAAELNGALYAVGGFDGSNYLATAERFDPREHSWTKIENMSTKRGSHALVALMGKLYALGGHDGYQMVPSIEIYDPRRGTWTIGEAMNYSRGYSAAAVLKESIYVIGGVKSDNEIIDTIECYKEGQGWQTTTSRAVGKRCFSSAVALEEC; this is encoded by the exons ATGCTTGCCGGGCAATATCCTAGGAAAGATTCTTTTACTGAAATTTTGCTGTTTCTTTTGAAGGTTCAGATACGTGTCCGTCTACAGTGTCAACCACTGCAAGAAAATCAGTTTAAACCAATAATATTGGATAACTATTATACTCAGAACCATTTCTGGTTTGAACTAGATCATGCTCAATCTAATAAATTGATCTCCAAACTGGCATCTCTTGCAATTGCTCCAAGTAAAACACTGTATAACTCAGCAAACTGGGGAAGTATAATCCAAGATCTACCTGAAAACGACAAGATAGCGGATAATGGATCTTTTGAGCCACAAGACTTGGAAAGTAAGTCGTCCAGTTCCGTTGATGTGAACAGGAAGTTCGGTGCCGGAGACATTTCTCCTTGTTCAAATGGTAGTGATCTGCAGTTCGAGGCACCGCTTGATTTTCAAGCTGCACTAGATGAGAAGGATtttatatacaagaaacttaaAGAATTAGTTCTTGAGCGTGAATGTTCAGGGGCCCCTACAAATGGACATGCAGAGGAAAGAACCAACGCAACGCTAGGTAACACTGTAAATGATGTAAGCATTGGCAAAGCAGCTTTTCGGAAAGCACAGCTTCCTGGAGAAGGGAAGAATGAAGAAAGTTCTTGTGACTCGACTGGTTATCCTTCTTTTATAGTTCAG CTGCTTCAAGGAATGGAGAAACTAAAAGCTTTTAACGAAGAGCAAAATAAAAAGATGGGTGGTCTGGAGCAGAAGCTG GCTGATGtacaagaagaaattaaactGTTAAAAACTAGATGCTTGATGTTGGAGTCCTCAAATCCTTCTCGTACACATGCTGGTGAAAATGTGGTTGAGTCAGATGATGTAGCACATCTGAATGATGAGTCAATCATCCTAGCTGGAGGATATGATGGTGTATCGTGGTTATCGGCCTTCGACTCATACTCGCCTTTAAATGATGTTTTAAAGTCGCTTAAGCCAATGAATTCTGTTCGATCATTTTCTGCACTTGCAAAGCTGAGTAGAGAACTTTATGTATTTGGTGGCAGATGTGGAAGCTTGTGGTGCGACGGAG TTGAATCATATAACCCAGCTGATAACAAGTGGACCGTGCACCCTTGTTTGAATGAGAAAAAAGGTAGCTTATCCGGAGCTACTTTAAAAGACAAGATCTTTGCAATTGGCGGTGGAAATGGGACTGAAAGCTTTTCACAAGTTGAAATGTATGATCCTCAAGTAGGTCGATGGATTTCTACACGATCCATGTGGCAGAAG CGATTTGCTCTTGCCGCAGCAGAACTCAATGGTGCATTATATGCTGTTGGTGGATTTGATGGAAGCAATTATTTGGC GACTGCTGAAAGATTTGACCCCAGAGAACATTCTTGGACAAAAATTGAAAATATGAGCACGAAAAGAGGATCTCATGCGTTGGTTGCTTTGATGGGAAAGTT ATATGCACTTGGTGGGCATGACGGGTATCAAATGGTGCCAAGCATTGAGATATATGATCCCCGTCGTGGGACATGGACGATTGGAGAAGCAATGAACTACTCTAGGGGGTATTCAGCTGCTGCTGTACTAAAGGAGTCCATTTATGTAATTGGAGGGGTTAAATCTGAtaatgaaataatagacacg ATTGAATGTTATAAGGAGGGTCAAGGTTGGCAAACAACCACCTCGAGGGCTGTCGGGAAAAGGTGTTTTTCCTCTGCTGTAGCTTTGGAGGAATGCTGA
- the LOC138904593 gene encoding uncharacterized protein, translating to MLEELTKRIESGENRIEANDKKVETYKFRVDQIPGAPPILMGLDFKKFVQKPFPLSAAPKLIPKKFRMPEIPKYNGTTDPNEHVTFYTHAIKGKDLEDDEIESVLIKKFGETLSKGAMIWYHNLPLNSIDSFAMLVDSFIKAHVRAIKVQTRKSDLFKVRQKENEMLREFVSHFQMERMDMPPVTDDWAVQAFTQGLNERSSVASQQLKQNLIEYPTVTWANVYNRYQSKIRVKDDQLGGPSGSVTKRDIGR from the coding sequence atgctcgaggaattgacaaaacggatagagtcaggagaaaataggattgaagcaaacgacaagaaagtagaaacttataaattcagggttgatcagatcccgggggcaccaccaatattgatgGGTTTGGATTTcaaaaagttcgtacaaaagcctttccccctgagcgcagctcccaaactgatccccaagaagttccgcatgcccgagattcctaaatataatggaacgaccgaccccaacgaacatgtcacctttTACACGCATGCCATTAAAGGGAAGgatctagaggacgacgagatcgaatccgtattaataaagaaattcggggaaacattgtcaaagggagcaatgatatggtatcataatttaccacttaactctatcgattcttttgccatgcttgtaGATTCTTTTATAAAAGCACACGTTAGAGCCATAAAGGTccagaccaggaagtcagaccttttcaaggtaaggcaaaaagagaacgagatgctaagagagtttgtatctcatttccaaatggaacgaatggatatgCCACCGGTtacggacgattgggccgttcaagctttcacccaaggactaaacgaacgaagctcggtggcttcacaacagttgaagcagaacttgattgagtacccgaCTGTTACCTGGGCCAATGTatataatcgatatcaatcgaagattagagtcaaagacgaccagttggggggCCCTTCTGGATCCGTTACCAAAAGGGACATCGGTCGATAA